The following is a genomic window from Fibrobacter sp..
ATTGGATCCTGTCATATCCGCGCCGGTTAGATTGCATCCGTTAATTTTGCATCCATTTAGATTTGCCCCTGCCATCACCGCTCCGCTGGCATTCGCGCTGCTGATGTCAGCCCCGGTAAGATTTGAATTACAGAGATTAACCCCCTCCAGATTTGCTCCCAGAAGTTTGCTTTCTGTCAAATTAGCCTCAGAAAGATTACTCATCCTCAGATCAGCTCCCTCCAGATTTACTTTATCCAGGTTAACTCCTCTGAGATTGCATGAAGTGCAAAC
Proteins encoded in this region:
- a CDS encoding pentapeptide repeat-containing protein — its product is MSLAIYKKIMIGWFVIMAAAASGIAQEEDSLLYSQQDLDRLLSTKVCTSCNLRGVNLDKVNLEGADLRMSNLSEANLTESKLLGANLEGVNLCNSNLTGADISSANASGAVMAGANLNGCKINGCNLTGADMTGSNLTNVNLETAVLTGAILKNIIR